The proteins below come from a single Erythrobacter sp. SG61-1L genomic window:
- a CDS encoding acetamidase/formamidase family protein, translating into MALICDHGLRRSEVQPKALHYLRATPETVHWGFFSPELKPALTVQSGDLIMAQAVTHHAGDDPELMFDEDIQRIFTEIDPSTRSPGCHIMTGPIYVEGAEPGDMLEVRYFQMTPRFNYGSNLQANWGHLYKEFGETERVTIYELNPNANTAKALYAYDVEETYLVPGRITHCAACDRQPALEGITIPARPHLGTAGVAPAVNEPVSTIPPGLHGGNIDNWRIGANSRMYYPVQVKGGLFSIGDPHVSQGDGEISGTAIEASLNVLFQIILRKDFKFPSPLLETPDHWIVHGFGEDLDMAMKNASMDMLHLLNEHQGLSKTDAYSLMSVAADFGVTQVVDGTQGIHVRIDRGIFPDKGSVSDPE; encoded by the coding sequence ATGGCGTTGATCTGCGATCACGGTTTGCGGCGGAGCGAAGTGCAGCCCAAGGCGCTGCACTATCTGAGGGCTACGCCCGAAACGGTACACTGGGGCTTCTTCTCGCCCGAGTTGAAGCCGGCTCTGACCGTCCAGAGCGGCGATCTGATCATGGCTCAGGCAGTGACGCATCACGCGGGCGACGATCCGGAACTGATGTTCGACGAGGACATCCAGCGCATCTTCACGGAGATCGATCCGAGCACCCGTTCGCCCGGCTGCCACATCATGACCGGCCCGATCTATGTGGAAGGCGCTGAACCCGGCGACATGCTGGAAGTGCGCTATTTCCAGATGACGCCGCGCTTCAATTACGGCTCCAACCTGCAGGCCAACTGGGGCCACCTTTACAAGGAATTCGGCGAGACCGAGCGGGTTACGATCTATGAGCTGAACCCGAACGCCAATACGGCCAAGGCGCTTTACGCCTATGACGTGGAGGAAACCTACCTCGTCCCCGGCCGCATCACCCACTGCGCCGCGTGTGATCGCCAGCCCGCGCTGGAAGGCATCACCATCCCGGCCCGTCCGCACCTCGGCACTGCCGGTGTTGCACCGGCCGTGAACGAGCCGGTCAGCACCATTCCGCCGGGCCTGCATGGCGGCAATATCGACAACTGGCGCATTGGTGCCAATTCGCGGATGTATTACCCGGTTCAGGTCAAGGGCGGCCTGTTCTCCATCGGCGATCCGCATGTCAGCCAGGGCGACGGCGAAATCAGCGGCACCGCGATCGAGGCCTCGCTCAACGTGCTGTTCCAGATCATCCTGCGCAAGGACTTCAAGTTCCCGTCGCCGCTGCTCGAAACTCCCGATCACTGGATCGTCCATGGTTTCGGCGAAGATCTCGACATGGCGATGAAGAACGCCTCGATGGACATGCTCCACCTGCTCAACGAGCATCAGGGCCTGTCCAAGACCGATGCCTATTCGCTGATGAGCGTGGCGGCCGACTTCGGCGTCACTCAGGTCGTCGACGGTACGCAGGGCATTCACGTGCGGATCGATCGCGGGATCTTCCCGGACAAGGGAAGCGTCAGCGATCCCGAATGA
- a CDS encoding TauD/TfdA family dioxygenase codes for MTKPIGAVVSGVALNEPLSNKVVDELHSALMEHQVLFFRNQPMDHESHERLGRYFGELAGHSGVGGIEGHPNVVKIHADADSKFVAGEDWHMDLSEDPEPPMGSILYLHTVPPVGGDTLFASMYAAYDALSPAMKAFIDPLTAVHDSNHIYRELFPDVDKKYPTNTHPLVRTHPVTKRKCLFFSKSKIIRINGLTKPEGEALRDFLAHHCENPNFQVRFRWEPHSIAFWDNRCTQHFATWDYFPETRSGYRVSVAGDKPY; via the coding sequence ATGACCAAACCGATCGGTGCCGTGGTATCCGGGGTCGCTCTGAACGAGCCACTCAGCAACAAGGTGGTGGATGAACTCCACTCGGCCCTGATGGAACATCAGGTGCTGTTCTTCCGCAATCAGCCAATGGACCACGAAAGCCACGAGCGGCTTGGCCGCTATTTCGGCGAACTGGCCGGGCATAGCGGCGTGGGCGGTATCGAAGGCCATCCCAATGTTGTGAAAATCCACGCCGATGCCGATAGCAAGTTCGTCGCCGGGGAAGACTGGCACATGGACCTTTCGGAAGATCCGGAACCGCCCATGGGCAGCATCCTCTACCTCCACACGGTTCCGCCTGTCGGCGGCGATACGCTGTTTGCCAGCATGTATGCGGCCTATGACGCGCTGTCGCCCGCGATGAAGGCCTTCATCGATCCGCTGACGGCGGTGCACGATTCCAACCATATCTATCGGGAGCTTTTCCCGGATGTGGACAAGAAATATCCCACCAACACCCATCCGCTGGTGCGCACCCATCCGGTAACGAAGCGCAAGTGCCTGTTCTTCAGCAAGTCCAAGATCATTCGCATCAACGGGTTGACCAAGCCGGAAGGCGAGGCGCTGCGCGATTTCCTGGCGCATCATTGCGAGAACCCGAACTTTCAGGTGCGCTTCCGCTGGGAACCGCATTCGATCGCTTTCTGGGATAATCGCTGCACCCAGCATTTCGCCACCTGGGACTATTTCCCTGAAACCCGTTCGGGCTACCGCGTCTCGGTTGCAGGCGATAAGCCGTACTGA
- a CDS encoding serine hydrolase domain-containing protein, with the protein MAKFGMARVSALTALGLALGAFVPAAPAYAETAAVAPLSAVTELHDGLAAMIADGTLPNAQVVIARGGKDIVRFHMGDLDRESATPLPEDAIFRLYSMTKPITTVAAMMLVEEGRISLDAPIARYIPEFADMRVYESGDLDHMVTVPATRQITVRDLMTHSSGLTYNFTGNTPVQQYYRKHGVMRGGGVGRQPGDAAPAASMDELIARLAAAPLLHQPGERFSYSNSTGVLGVVVERASGMPLDRFFKERIFDPLEMHDATFVVSDAQLPRFVTNYTASKGGMTAVETAEASEYRDPQRMFDGGGALAATMEDYLHFAQMLANRGEWHGRRLIKAESVDAMLTPLLQTGGQAHENVMFGLGLGIGDAASEAIGGMPAGAGGWSGSGNTYFFADPRRNLVAILMTNELIGGEFTERTVRIRTLLDRAAVEVGSGQ; encoded by the coding sequence ATGGCAAAGTTCGGCATGGCTCGTGTTTCGGCGCTGACGGCCCTGGGGCTTGCTCTGGGGGCGTTTGTGCCTGCTGCGCCGGCATATGCCGAAACGGCTGCCGTTGCGCCTCTCAGCGCCGTTACGGAGCTGCATGACGGGCTGGCGGCGATGATCGCGGACGGCACATTGCCCAATGCGCAGGTCGTGATCGCGCGGGGCGGCAAGGATATCGTCCGTTTCCACATGGGTGACCTTGACCGGGAAAGTGCCACGCCGTTGCCGGAAGATGCGATCTTCCGCCTCTATTCCATGACCAAGCCGATCACGACCGTGGCGGCCATGATGCTGGTGGAAGAGGGGCGGATTTCGCTCGACGCGCCCATTGCTCGCTACATACCCGAATTTGCGGACATGCGGGTGTATGAAAGCGGCGATCTGGACCACATGGTCACCGTGCCCGCCACCCGGCAGATCACCGTCCGTGATCTGATGACCCACAGCAGCGGGCTGACCTATAATTTCACCGGCAATACGCCGGTCCAGCAATATTACCGCAAGCATGGCGTGATGCGCGGCGGCGGCGTTGGCCGCCAGCCCGGCGATGCGGCCCCAGCGGCATCGATGGACGAGCTGATCGCGCGCCTCGCGGCCGCACCGCTGCTCCACCAGCCGGGGGAGCGGTTCTCCTACAGCAATTCCACGGGTGTGCTGGGCGTAGTGGTGGAGCGGGCCTCCGGCATGCCGCTTGATCGGTTCTTCAAGGAACGGATTTTCGATCCGCTGGAAATGCACGATGCCACCTTCGTGGTGAGCGATGCGCAGCTTCCTCGTTTCGTTACCAATTACACTGCCAGCAAGGGCGGCATGACGGCGGTCGAAACGGCTGAGGCGTCAGAATATCGCGACCCCCAGCGCATGTTCGACGGGGGCGGGGCGCTGGCCGCGACGATGGAGGATTACCTCCACTTCGCCCAGATGCTGGCCAATCGCGGCGAATGGCATGGCCGCCGCCTGATCAAGGCGGAAAGCGTCGATGCGATGTTGACGCCGTTGCTGCAAACCGGCGGGCAGGCCCATGAAAATGTGATGTTCGGCCTCGGGCTGGGCATTGGCGATGCAGCGAGCGAAGCCATCGGCGGCATGCCTGCCGGGGCAGGTGGCTGGTCCGGCTCGGGCAATACATATTTCTTCGCTGACCCGCGCCGCAATCTGGTGGCCATTCTGATGACCAACGAATTGATCGGCGGCGAGTTTACCGAACGGACGGTGCGGATACGCACTTTGCTGGACCGTGCTGCGGTTGAAGTTGGTTCGGGGCAGTGA
- a CDS encoding bile acid:sodium symporter family protein: MLSRFRPDGFLLLLLAVQAFATFLPARGDGAVWLDHLTDVAITLLFFLHGAKLSRQAILAGIGAWKLHLMVLATTFVLFPLLGLAMVTGLGSWIDPAVASGFLFLCIVPSTVQSSIAMTAIARGNVPAAVCSASLSNVLGIVLTPLLATLLVSSGQAGQEFFLSALMKVGTTLLLPFIVGHLSRPLIGGFIDKHRKLVMRTDRGVILLVVYGAFSAAVVEGLWTRFSAMDLATILALDAVLLAAVLLVTRQASRLAGFSHEDEAVMVFCGSKKSLASGVPMAGALFPPAQVGLVVLPLMLFHQLQLIVCAALAQAYARRSEAQSKSEELVHAV, translated from the coding sequence ATGCTTTCCCGATTTCGTCCTGACGGATTTCTCCTGCTGTTGCTGGCTGTGCAGGCATTCGCCACCTTTCTGCCCGCCCGCGGCGACGGTGCGGTGTGGCTGGATCATCTGACCGATGTGGCGATCACGCTGCTGTTCTTCCTCCACGGGGCCAAACTGTCCCGTCAGGCGATCCTGGCGGGGATCGGCGCGTGGAAGCTGCACCTGATGGTGCTGGCCACCACCTTCGTCCTGTTCCCCCTGCTGGGGCTGGCGATGGTGACGGGGCTGGGCAGCTGGATCGATCCGGCCGTGGCGAGCGGTTTCCTGTTCTTGTGCATCGTTCCCTCAACCGTGCAGTCGTCGATAGCGATGACGGCGATTGCGCGGGGGAACGTTCCGGCGGCGGTCTGCAGTGCGTCCCTCTCAAACGTGCTCGGTATCGTGCTGACCCCGCTGCTGGCCACCCTCCTGGTCAGCAGCGGGCAAGCCGGGCAGGAATTCTTCCTGTCCGCGCTGATGAAGGTGGGAACGACGCTACTGCTACCCTTCATTGTCGGCCATCTGTCGCGCCCGCTGATCGGCGGTTTCATCGACAAGCACCGCAAGCTGGTAATGCGCACGGATCGCGGGGTGATCCTGCTGGTGGTCTATGGCGCGTTCAGCGCGGCGGTTGTCGAAGGGTTGTGGACCCGTTTTTCGGCCATGGACCTTGCGACCATCCTTGCACTGGACGCGGTGCTGCTGGCTGCGGTGCTGCTCGTTACGCGGCAGGCGTCCCGCCTTGCCGGCTTCTCTCACGAAGATGAGGCCGTGATGGTTTTCTGTGGCTCGAAGAAGAGCCTTGCCAGCGGCGTGCCCATGGCAGGCGCGCTGTTTCCGCCGGCGCAGGTCGGCCTGGTTGTTTTGCCATTGATGCTTTTTCACCAGCTCCAGCTGATCGTCTGCGCCGCCCTGGCGCAGGCCTATGCCCGTCGGAGCGAAGCCCAATCCAAGAGCGAGGAACTTGTCCATGCCGTATGA
- a CDS encoding helix-turn-helix transcriptional regulator: MADRQAAWSFDAASLPHGERAAAWADAMRRLHLPFAGPAPEAEAVGRVLAATSPMGFEFAVVSGGAQSIAGRTPGAERGLWMGLLIDGKARLSTDDMPVDLTPSVLIYGATGVDASLQFDGPFRQLFVRIPSVAIDARLLAPLAARVSLVEPRSMSGHALLALLHSLAASLAEGRPGELGPIESALIELLVPVIAVSGGFAGKGGAMGQRARQYERICRALESQLGDPDLTVQAIAAAEGVSVRYLQQLFARFGQTVTGYLKSRRLERARAELASPLHAQLSISEICFRWGFNQSAHFSRAYRERFDEAPRDTRNRARRSGTA, translated from the coding sequence TTGGCTGACCGGCAAGCAGCCTGGTCCTTCGATGCGGCAAGCCTGCCGCATGGCGAGCGCGCCGCCGCATGGGCCGATGCCATGCGGCGGCTGCACTTGCCTTTTGCCGGCCCCGCTCCCGAAGCGGAAGCGGTGGGGCGGGTTCTTGCTGCCACTTCCCCCATGGGTTTCGAATTTGCGGTGGTTTCCGGCGGGGCGCAGTCCATTGCCGGGCGGACGCCCGGCGCGGAACGGGGCCTGTGGATGGGCCTGCTGATCGACGGCAAGGCCCGGCTCAGCACGGATGACATGCCGGTTGACCTGACCCCTTCAGTCTTGATCTATGGCGCCACCGGCGTGGATGCCTCGTTGCAGTTCGATGGGCCGTTTCGGCAGCTTTTCGTGCGTATTCCCAGCGTTGCCATCGACGCGCGCCTGCTGGCGCCGCTGGCGGCACGGGTATCGCTAGTCGAGCCGAGAAGCATGTCGGGCCATGCGCTGCTGGCGCTACTCCATTCCTTGGCGGCGTCGCTTGCAGAAGGCCGACCGGGTGAACTGGGGCCTATCGAAAGCGCGCTGATCGAACTTCTCGTTCCCGTCATCGCGGTTTCCGGTGGTTTTGCGGGCAAGGGCGGGGCGATGGGGCAGCGGGCGCGCCAATATGAGCGCATTTGCCGCGCGCTCGAAAGCCAGCTTGGCGATCCCGATCTGACAGTGCAGGCGATTGCCGCGGCCGAAGGCGTTTCCGTGCGCTACCTCCAGCAGCTTTTCGCCCGCTTCGGTCAGACAGTGACAGGATACCTAAAATCCCGCCGGTTGGAACGCGCACGGGCAGAGCTTGCCAGCCCTCTCCATGCGCAGCTCAGCATCTCGGAAATCTGTTTTCGCTGGGGTTTCAATCAGTCCGCACATTTCAGCCGGGCCTATCGGGAACGTTTCGACGAAGCACCGCGCGACACGCGCAACCGGGCAAGGCGTAGCGGCACCGCCTGA